A genome region from Halichondria panicea chromosome 15, odHalPani1.1, whole genome shotgun sequence includes the following:
- the LOC135348560 gene encoding leucine-rich repeat serine/threonine-protein kinase 2-like, translating into MATKSRLNNSKRTRTTATKPQDDTSKLHSFCEVGNLSGVRQYIDKLSDEEVPAKLSTKKGVFGYTPLHLAVAGGHIEVLNYLLSKVSKSELVNCQANSGYTPLHLAASSGHRNCIKALLTHGANISAADEYKKTPKQSAELSSKASIVRLLRSEEIIKEVETNGENLTELLQQDLSQLEKDCITRSLQAATRNNNPVSIGKLLVKGALQNIEECIEISIVENKPCSRGMLLLAKAARDGNKSMVQKLYGENVTNPHTLNTKYFNDDNFPAVQKVVIEGKVTTVVPIDIARKYGKDQVREELLIKTDVNKETGNVFWHGLRLLKLEIPWLRRISWVKRLRLARNGFKSLPQEMGSYLKQVVKLDLQHNELGSIPRCILELPSLGELNLAHNLLEEIPDVVEWSPCLAVLILSHNHISKLPDNVIAPAIRELNLSFNQFRQVPLCICSFMTLRHLNLSENQEILQLPPEMGRLKQLTRLQLDGLKDLNEPPKNMLKDARHCVRYLDSKLRCAKGFYKMKLMLVGQANRGKTTLVARLQGKDCGNESTVGVDVSEWSYKPSLGKHKFFFSIWDFGGQEEYYATHQCFLSERSLYLILFNLKHGKKGVYELKPWLNNIALRAPNSLVIIVGTHLDQVSDEERANVDSTLQCAGQIVGSYSNKLNIAEIMPVGLTGRIENIGLLKEAIYNHAANYTIRDQVIMGRKIPASYHALDKQIEVIQGEIRQGEKDPIMTSEQFKAMVLEQNLPDLHDDDELQTATIFLTNVGSLLHYDDRSHNLNELYFVDPRWLCDMMSKVITIRERNPFVKNGILNSKDIPSLFRDKQFPLEHFEQYLTLLDRFEIALPLDNRRMLIPSMLLSTSPHEEASTEPLYTRYIVFTKAATPPGFWSRLLSRIMHSVQKIIVALDKTHTAATQEEAAPDHEEYTEVPEKSKLSVEVTDTPKSSDDEPSMDVDKENMPEPTTPTAEIATSSIPLSLPVNEVILPFCFSHFPAKLPINLQNSYAKGDITLKYWREGLLYSDPEVLFRIESFLSLKNNGDGVVLRASCTNEGKQIIGQLVDIVLSLIQEWYPGISDSSHGGSGVGQKVLCIECMKMERSKPFKFQVETCLKAIANSETSIKCGYEEVPDQNHTVPLTDVVPDLLLQDIDLKFLLKEEDLIYTEDRASLLGKGGFGKVYSGKCYGKPVAIKMYLSNKEDVFSELRLEAKLLQQSYHPCFVCLAGVCIYPMMALVLELAPLGSLKYPLLTKKMAVHRLTIFRIALEVAAALRFVHKQGIIFRDLKADNVLLWTLNPDSLCHCKITDFGIATHLSPVGVKGLKGTKGFIAPEVLHIDKRKQRSGYNHKADTFSYAMLLYQMIARTNPYGDIAVQRIDSCIETGERPKLSNVNVAHCAFLYLTKLMMNCWEHNPKNRPEDDMLLKNLSQPAMQCTMAVTPVKSTLSLRRAIAITQNELAEADVISMNSELWVCCDGPVGAEVNMYNTHTMAKVKTCAVNDNQVHAVIKCCNHVWIGFRVGIECSVINIFSIHGKELVHNIRMRDISVSCMACTNESVYIGTVEGYCFQFPSHIDKVRSIGKPELKYISKSTIDGIACTQQCVWASHGNNIYFITFEGLRLIGSVERDSDAFIGQLSPSPDGKIVWSAQLNGGQLLTAWDTDQQRHAFDVDTSKHLATISEDILEKDRIITAMVPAEDCVWVGMATGHILVCNGKDLLTWFHPYTEYVRFLTVLPCSGPCEMEQCMVASGGKGFQSMIEDLNQAVVVKDDEKGQELEEDYDGKGSCLVLWEAFHSKAYRQMSLIEKNSPAMFENHNSISTIIQEGQFVDGTNILQRDASESDDSDTIVYEPDLNAKPYQDTNYETETVSTESDTTFSDLTRSTVLTCTRSRDVSNPTPSSNFSSDYLASEEEVRPEIETSDYLDPFVSGSTFRPRTTTIVSKSRRVSTDAVFEIKLHSTKQTVRITCPSPPQLTVLLRKLLADASANENDSKLVYYTDTDKEMEIKSQEHFKKYLMFENKPQLWLATFSRATRN; encoded by the exons ATGGCCACAAAAAGCAGGCTAAACAACAGCaaaagaacaagaacaacaGCCACCAAGCCCCAAGATGATACTTCCAAGCTGCATTCTTTTTGTGAGGTTGGAAATCTCTCAGGTGTACGGCAATACATCGACAAACTCAGCGACGAGGAGGTACCTGCAAAACTATCAACGAAGAAAGGTGTATTTGGCTACACACCTCTCCATTTAGCAGTGGCTGGTGGCCACATTGAAGTGCTGAACTATTTGCTCTCAAAGGTTAGTAAATCTGAGCTGGTGAATTGCCAGGCTAACAGTGGTTACACTCCGCTGCATCTCGCCGCAAGTAGTGGCCACAGAAACTGCATCAAAGCTTTGCTAACTCACGGAGCAAATATTTCCGCAGCGGATGAGTACAAGAAGACTCCCAAGCAGTCAGCAGAGCTTAGCTCTAAAGCAAGCATTGTTCGCTTGCTGCGAAGTGAAG AGATCATCAAGGAAGTTGAAACCAATGGTGAAAATTTGACTGAGCTACTACAACAGGATCTTTCACAGCTCGAAAAAGACTGTATAACTCGATCTCTCCAGGCTGCCACACGAAACAACAATCCTGTATCGATTGGCAAGCTCCTTGTGAAAGGAGCACTCCAAAACATTGAAGAATGCATAGAAATTTCTATAGTCGAGAACAAGCCTTGCAGTCGAGGAATGCTACTTTTGGCAAAGGCTGCAAGGGATGGCAACAAATCTATGGTACAGAAACTGTATGGGGAAAATGTTACTAATCCGCACACTCTTAATACGAAATATTTCAACGACGACAATTTTCCAGCAGTACAGAAGGTAGTGATTGAGGGAAAAGTTACAACTGTGGTTCCCATTGATATTGCTCGTAAGTACGGCAAAGATCAAGTACGTGAAGAGTTGCTAATCAAAACAGACGTGAATAAAGAAACTGGGAATGTTTTTTGGCACGGTCTTCGTTTGCTGAAATTGGAGATTCCATGGTTGAGACGAATTAGTTGGGTGAAGCGATTGAGGTTGGCAAGAAATGGATTCAAGTCCTTACCACAAGAAATGGGGTCCTACCTAAAGCag GTTGTGAAGCTCGATCTCCAGCACAATGAATTGGGCTCAATACCACGCTGTATTCTCGAACTACCAAGTCTCGGAGAACTGAATCTAGCTCACAACTTACTCGAAGAAATTCCTGATGTTGTCGAATGGTCACCTTGCCTGGCTGTTCTGATCCTCTCTCACAACCATATCTCTAAGCTTCCAGACAATGTGATTGCTCCAGCCATAAGAGAACTCAACCTCAGCTTCAACCAGTTTCGCCAAGTGCCTCTCTGTATTTGTTCCTTCATGACCCTCCGCCATCTCAACCTCAGTGAGAACCAGGAAATTCTTCAGCTGCCTCCAGAAATGGGACGTCTTAAACAGCTGACTCGATTGCAACTAGACGGATTAAAAGATCTAAATGAACCACCCAAAAACATGCTAAAGGACGCAAGACATTGTGTTCGCTACCTTGATAGCAAACTCCGCTGTGCCAAAGGATTCTACAAAATGAAACTCATGCTTGTAGGTCAGGCTAATCGTGGAAAAACGACTCTTGTTGCACGGCTTCAAGGCAAAGACTGTGGAAACGAATCCACTGTGGGTGTCGATGTTAGCGAATGGTCATACAAACCATCCCTGGGCAAACACAAATTTTTCTTCAGCATCTGGGATTTTGGAGGACAAGAGGAGTACTACGCCACACACCAGTGCTTCTTGTCGGAAAGATCACTCTACCTCATCCTATTCAACTTGAAACACGGCAAAAAAGGCGTTTATGAGCTCAAACCATGGCTGAACAACATTGCCCTCCGTGCCCCTAACTCGTTGGTGATTATCGTGGGTACCCATCTCGATCAAGTCAGCGATGAAGAGAGAGCTAATGTAGACTCTACCCTACAATGTGCTGGTCAAATAGTCGGGTCATACTCAAACAAGTTGAACATTGCCGAAATTATGCCTGTTGGACTAACTGGACGAATCGAAAACATTGGACTTCTCAAAGAGGCAATCTACAATCATGCTGCAAACTACACTATACGTGACCAAGTAATTATGGGTCGGAAGATTCCCGCAAGCTACCATGCTCTTGACAAACAAATTGAGGTTATTCAAGGAGAAATAAGGCAAGGAGAAAAAGATCCAATTATGACCTCGGAACAATTCAAGGCAATGGTTCTTGAGCAAAACCTTCCAGATCTGCACGATGATGATGAGCTGCAAACTGCCACTATTTTCCTCACTAACGTAGGCTCACTGCTTCACTATGACGATAGAAGCCACAATCTCAACGAGCTCTACTTTGTCGATCCAAGGTGGCTCTGCGATATGATGTCCAAAGTGATCACGATCAGAGAAAGAAATCCATTTGTGAAGAATGGAATACTGAACAGTAAAGATATTCCATCTCTATTCAGAGACAAGCAATTCCCATTAGAACATTTTGAGCAATACCTCACCCTTCTCGATCGATTTGAGATTGCCCTCCCCCTCGACAACAGAAGAATGCTCATCCCTTCCATGTTGCTGTCAACCAGCCCACATGAAGAAGCCTCAACTGAACCTCTGTACACTCGTTACATTGTATTCACGAAGGCTGCAACACCTCCAGGATTTTGGAGTCGCCTTCTCTCCAGAATAATGCACTCAgtgcaaaaaataattgttgCTCTCGATAAGACACACACAGCAGCAACCCAGGAAGAGGCAGCCCCTGATCATGAAGAATATACTGAAGTGCCTGAGAAATCAAAACTATCAGTCGAAGTCACAGATACTCCAAAATCATCTGACGATGAACCCTCAATGGATGTTGATAAGGAAAACATGCCAGAACCCACAACACCCACGGCAGAAATTGCGACAAGTTCGATCCCCTTATCATTACCAGTTAATGAAGTAATTCTTCCATTTTGTTTCTCTCACTTTCCTGCTAAACTGCCCATCAACTTGCAAAACTCCTATGCAAAGGGAGACATCACACTGAAGTACTGGCGAGAGGGACTGCTCTACAGCGATCCTGAGGTCCTGTTCCGAATCGAATCCTTCTTGAGTTTAAAAAATAATGGAGACGGTGTTGTACTGCGAGCCTCTTGTACCAACGAGGGAAAGCAAATTATCGGCCAACTTGTTGATATCGTCCTCTCTCTCATTCAAGAATGGTATCCAGGTATCAGTGACTCAAGTCACGGTGGCTCTGGAGTTGGTCAGAAGGTTCTGTGCATTGAGTGCATGAAAATGGAAAGATCTAAACCATTCAAATTTCAAGTTGAGACATGTCTCAAAGCGATTGCCAACAGCGAGACAAGTATTAAATGTGGCTACGAGGAAGTCCCAGACCAGAACCACACAGTGCCTCTCACGGACGTAGTTCCAGACCTTCTGCTACAAGATATTGATTTGAAGTTTCTTTTAAAAGAAGAAGACCTCATCTATACAGAAGACAGAGCTAGTCTTCTTGGAAAAGGTGGATTCGGAAAAGTGTACTCTGGAAAATGCTATGGCAAGCCGGTAGCTATCAAGATGTATCTTTCAAACAAAGAGGATGTATTTTCTGAGCTGCGTCTGGAAGCAAAATTACTTCAACAATCTTACCACCCCTGTTTCGTTTGTCTAGCTGGAGTGTGCATTTACCCAATGATGGCTCTAGTTTTAGAGTTAGCTCCACTCGGAAGTCTCAAATATCCTCTGCTGACAAAAAAAATGGCAGTACATCGGCTCACTATCTTCAGAATAGCATTGGAAGTAGCGGCAGCTCTTCGATTTGTCCACAAACAAGGAATAATATTCCGAGATCTCAAAGCTGACAACGTTCTTCTCTGGACACTGAATCCGGATTCTCTCTGCCACTGCAAAATCACTGATTTTGGTATTGCCACCCATCTCTCCCCAGTTGGCGTCAAAGGACTAAAAGGAACAAAAGGATTCATAGCTCCCGAAGTGCTACATATCGACAAGAGAAAACAACGCTCTGGATACAACCACAAGGCTGACACATTCTCCTATGCGATGCTACTCTACCAGATGATCGCTCGAACAAATCCATATGGGGACATTGCTGTACAAAGAATTGATTCTTGTATTGAGACTGGAGAGAGGCCTAAACTATCGAATGTAAACGTTGCTCACTGTGCTTTCCTCTACCTCACTAAACTAATGATGAATTGCTGGGAGCACAACCCCAAGAATCGACCCGAAGATGACATGCTACTTAAAAACCTTAGTCAACCAGCTATGCAATGCACCATGGCAGTTACTCCTGTGAAGAGCACCCTCTCCTTGCGCAGAGCCATTGCCATCACTCAAAACGAATTGGCAGAAGCTGATGTCATTAGTATGAACAGCGAGCTCTGGGTGTGCTGTGATGGACCTGTTGGAGCTGAGGTAAACATGTACAACACTCACACAATGGCCAAAGTTAAAACGTGTGCTGTGAATGACAACCAAGTGCATGCCGTTATCAAATGCTGCAATCACGTTTGGATTGGGTTCAGAGTTGGAATCGAATGTAGTGTTATCAACATATTCAGTATACACGGCAAAGAACTTGTGCACAACATTCGTATGCGAGACATTTCCGTATCGTGCATGGCTTGCACAAACGAGTCAGTTTACATTGGTACAGTGGAAGGCTACTGTTTTCAATTTCCGAGTCATATCGATAAAGTTCGTTCAATTGGAAAGCCAGAGCTCAAGTACATATCAAAGAGTACAATTGACGGCATAGCTTGCACTCAACAGTGTGTTTGGGCATCACATGGCAATAACATCTACTTCATCACCTTCGAAGGCCTCAGACTTATCGGATCTGTGGAGAGAGATAGTGATGCTTTCATTGGCCAACTATCCCCCTCTCCGGACGGCAAGATTGTCTGGAGTGCCCAACTCAATGGAGGCCAACTACTCACCGCCTGGGATACTGACCAACAACGCCATGCCTTTGATGTGGATACAAGCAAGCACTTGGCAACAATCTCTGAAGATATTCTAGAAAAAGATAGAATCATCACAGCCATGGTACCTGCTGAagactgtgtgtgggtgggaatGGCCACAGGGCATATCCTAGTTTGCAATGGTAAGGACCTCCTCACTTGGTTTCATCCGTACACAGAGTATGTTCGCTTCCTCACTGTACTTCCGTGCTCTGGACCGTGTGAGATGGAGCAATGTATGGTCGCCAGTGGAGGCAAAGGCTTCCAATCTATGATCGAGGATCTTAACCAAGCTGTTGTTGTTAAGGACGACGAGAAAGGACAAGAACTTGAGGAGGATTACGATGGAAAAGGAAGCTGTCTTGTTCTCTGGGAGGCTTTCCACTCCAAAGCATACAGACAAATGAGTTTGATTGAGAAGAACTCTCCAGCGATGTTTGAGAACCATAACAGCATCAGCACAATTATTCAGGAAGGACAATTTGTGGACGGCACTAACATCTTGCAGAGAGATGCCTCCGAATCAGATGACagtgataccattgtgtacgAGCCTGATCTCAATGCTAAACCTTATCAAGACACAAACTACGAAACTGAAACCGTTAGTACAGAATCTGATACCACCTTTTCTGATCTCACTAGATCTACAGtcctcacatgcacacgcagTAGAGATGTTTCAAACCCAACTCCTAGCTCTAATTTTTCCAGTGATTATCTAGCCTCAGAAGAAGAAGTGCGGCCTGAGATCGAGACTAGTGATTACCTGGACCCATTTGTAAGTGGAAGTACATTCCGACCAAGAACTACCACTATTGTGAGTAAAAGCAGACGAGTTTCTACTGATGCAGTTTTTGAGATAAAACTGCACTCAACAAAGCAGACTGTTCGCATCACGTGCCCAAGCCCTCCCCAGCTGACAGTTTTGCTGAGAAAACTTTTGGCTGATGCTTCCGCTAATGAAAACGATAGCAAGCTGGTGTACTATACAGACACAGATAAAGAGATGGAGATAAAATCACAAGAACACTTCAAGAAGTATTTGATGTTCGAGAACAAACCACAACTATGGCTAGCAACTTTTTCTAGAGCAACTCGTAATTAG